The proteins below are encoded in one region of Gambusia affinis linkage group LG07, SWU_Gaff_1.0, whole genome shotgun sequence:
- the hipk1b gene encoding homeodomain-interacting protein kinase 1 isoform X4 yields MSSQLQVFSPPSISSSAFCRVKKLKVESNVWDVSTTEAYGSIAGQSAYAFTPAMAVPPFAPSLVFPPAATGSRGQVVVRAADSTGSLPRGSSRRVPEQATSSSYNHERSSEVRSQRHGQKRKIEEVSEGSGSGCGSVQILEELSAPAATYSTRTGGGGGGGTGQSIPHSAPTTKSSSSNGEGDYQLVQHEILCSMSSSYEVLEFLGRGTFGQVAKCWKRGTNEIVAIKILKNHPSYARQGQIEVGILNRLSAENADEYNFVRSYECFQHKGHTCLVFEMLEQNLYDFLKHSKFSPLPLRHIRPILQQVATALMKLKSLGLIHADLKPENIMLVDPIRQPYRVKVIDFGSASHVSKAVCSTYLQSRYYRAPEIILGLPFCEAIDMWSLGCVIAELFLGWPLYPGASEYDQIRYISQTQGLPAEYLLSAGTKTSRFFNRGPDSSYPLWRLKTPAEHEMEMGIKSKEARKYIFNCLDDMMQVNLSSHLEGTDMLAEKADRREFIDLLKRMLRLDADKRITPTKTLGHPFVTMSHLINYPHSSHVKSCFQNMEICKRRSTYDSSKSLYSTNAVPSAAAGNLTVTFSSQLNQHNQVPSAGGAVPLLNYQPALYQQATINIPGLAQQSVPLPARPAGLCSQTEPFQQTLIVCPPSTIQGLQPSSKSSSFPVRVENSVPIVPQNQNAQSLQIQPSMLAQAWPTGTQQILIPSSWQQVPGVAIHGSAHQANVTASPLEAIHSGAAVQTGQSWRNGSQARTQQERKKGKARCGENRNRGVSTTSVLSSGVTPPTSSVALSQPIVISDTPSPAVSIITIHSDTDTEDERKFHPASVGLSRNERTNVISCVTVHDSDSSTTSPLTPLPRSLNAAGPLPSRQAKSLAVVAPSIKSQTSERPAASHGRVETGTYMKPKRSSNRQPCSSGESLDQAALVPSQSHPLNLSQVQSVVSSSQERSLVSHGDSSLHRQQTFPPTVPASHYSFPEVSALAPGSAAAAAAASLYTYPASTALSSASQAMEQLLSRGHGSHGHSPSAYAATYASSSSSSRRDSAGRKESVSNLLHGLPAAYQHQFAAGSPYVSVTPRAEAYSAYQLSPRRLTQYPYL; encoded by the exons ATGAGTTCACAGCTGCAAGTCTTCTCTCCCCCTTCAATCTCCTCCAGTGCCTTTTGCCGAGTTAAGAAGCTCAAGGTGGAGAGCAATGTTTGGGACGTTTCCACCACTGAAGCCTACGGTTCCATAGCAGGCCAGTCGGCGTACGCATTCACCCCAGCCATGGCCGTGCCTCCGTTTGCGCCATCGCTCGTCTTCCCTCCTGCTGCCACGGGCTCCAGGGGCCAGGTGGTGGTGCGAGCCGCTGACAGCACGGGTAGTCTTCCTCGCGGGTCCAGTCGACGCGTCCCTGAGCAGGCGACCTCTTCTTCATACAATCACGAGAGATCGTCAGAAGTTAGGAGCCAAAGGCACGGCCAGAAGAGAAAGATAGAGGAAGTCAGCGAGGGCAGCGGGAGCGGGTGTGGCAGCGTTCAAATCCTGGAGGAGCTCTCGGCTCCCGCGGCGACCTACTCCACCCGCACAGGCGGAGGCGGGGGAGGCGGCACGGGCCAGTCTATACCTCACTCGGCCCCGACCACCAAGAGCAGCAGCTCCAACGGCGAGGGGGATTATCAGCTCGTTCAGCACGAGATCCTCTGCTCCATGTCCTCCAGCTATGAAGTCCTAGAGTTCCTGGGAAGGGGCACGTTCGGGCAAGTGGCCAAGTGTTGGAAAAGGGGCACCAATGAGATCGTGGCAATCAAGATTCTGAAAAACCATCCTTCATACGCTCGTCAGGGACAAATCGAG GTGGGCATTCTGAATCGGCTGAGTGCAGAGAATGCAGACGAGTACAATTTTGTGCGCTCGTATGAATGCTTCCAACACAAGGGCCACACCTGCTTGGTGTTTGAGATGCTGGAGCAGAACCTGTATGACTTTCTCAAGCACAGCAAGTTCAGCCCGCTTCCCTTACGACACATCAGACCCATCCTGCAGCAG GTGGCCACAGCACTGATGAAACTGAAGAGTTTAGGATTGATCCATGCAGACCTGAAACCTGAAAACATCATGCTGGTCGACCCGATCAGGCAGCCGTACCGGGTGAAGGTTATAGACTTCGGCTCTGCGAGTCATGTGTCGAAAGCGGTGTGCTCAACCTACTTACAGTCTCGCTACTACAG GGCTCCAGAGATCATTTTGGGCCTGCCGTTCTGTGAGGCCATCGACATGTGGTCGTTGGGTTGTGTGATTGCTGAGCTGTTTTTAGGCTGGCCTCTTTACCCTGGAGCTTCCGAGTATGACCAG ATTCGATACATTTCTCAGACCCAAGGCCTCCCAGCTGAATACCTCCTGAGCGCCGGCACAAAGACCAGCCGCTTCTTCAACCGAGGCCCGGACTCCAGCTACCCGCTCTGGCGGCTTAAG ACACCAGCAGAGCATGAAATGGAGATGGGTATCAAATCGAAGGAGGCCAGGAAGTACATCTTCAACTGTCTAGATGACATGATGCAG GTCAACCTATCATCTCATTTGGAGGGGACGGACATGCTGGCTGAGAAAGCTGACAGAAGAGAGTTCATAGATCTCTTAAAACGGATGCTTCGTCTCGATGCTGACAAAAGAATCACTCCCACAAAAACGCTGGGTCACCCTTTTGTCACGATGAGCCACCTGATAAATTATCCGCACAGCTCACA tgtCAAATCATGCTTCCAAAATATGGAGATCTGCAAGCGTCGGAGCACGTACGACAGTAGCAAGTCTCTGTACTCCACCAATGCAGTTCCCAGTGCTGCCGCAGGAAACCTCACTGTTACCTTCAGTAGCCAGCTTAACCAGCATAACCAG GTGCCTTCTGCAGGGGGTGCGGTGCCTTTGCTGAACTACCAGCCAGCTCTTTACCAACAGGCCACTATCAACATTCCTGGTTTGGCTCAACAAAGCGTCCCACTTCCAGCCCGTCCTGCTGGGCTGTGTAGCCAGACAGAACCATTCCAGCAGACCCTCATTGTGTGTCCACCCTCTACCATTCAAG ggcTACAACCATCGAGTAAGAGCTCCAGCTTCCCTGTCAGGGTGGAGAACTCTGTACCGATAGTACCTCAGAACCAGAACGCTCAGTCACTGCAGATCCAACCAAGTATGCTCGCCCAG GCCTGGCCAACCGGCACCCAACAAATCCTCATCCCCTCGTCATGGCAGCAGGTCCCAGGTGTGGCCATCCATGGCTCCGCCCACCAGGCGAACGTCACAGCATCTCCCCTGGAAGCCATTCACTCGGGCGCTGCTGTGCAGACGGGACAAAGCTGGCG AAACGGCTCTCAAGCCAGGACACagcaagagagaaagaaaggaaaagccCGGTGTGGGGAGAACAGAAACAG GGGTGTATCCACCACATCTGTACTCAGCAGCGGCGTGACTCCGCCCACTTCCTCTGTGGCCTTGTCCCAGCCCATCGTCATCTCGGACACCCCCAGCCCGGCGGTCAGCATCATCACCATTCACAGCGACACAGACACAGAAGACGAGCGCAAGTTCCATCCGGCCAG TGTTGGACTGAGCCGAAACGAGCGCACCAATGTGATCAGCTGCGTCACGGTGCATGACTCTGACTCGTCCACCACCAGCCCGCTGACCCCGCTGCCTCGCAGTCTGAACGCCGCCGGCCCCCTGCCGTCCCGGCAGGCCAAGTCCCTGGCAGTGGTGGCTCCTTCGATCAAGAGCCAGACCTCAGAGAGGCCGGCGGCTTCACACGGCCGCGTGGAGACCG GTACTTACATGAAGCCAAAAAGATCATCCAACCGGCAGCCCTGCAGCTCAGGGGAAAGCCTGGATCAAGCTGCGCTGGTCCCAAGCCAGTCCCACCCTCTGAACCTCAGCCAG gttcAGTCGGTGGTTTCTTCGTCTCAGGAGCGTTCGTTGGTCTCCCACGGCGACTCCTCTCTACACCGCCAGCAGACGTTCCCTCCGACTGTTCCCGCCTCTCACTACAGCTTCCCAGAGGTGTCGGCCCTGGCCCCGGGCtcagccgccgccgccgcagcGGCCAGCCTGTACACCTACCCAGCTTCGACGGCGCTCTCCTCGGCTTCCCAGGCCATGGAGCAGCTGCTCAGCCGGGGCCACGGCAGCCACGGACACTCTCCCTCCGCCTATGCAGCAACGTACGCCTCATCTTCGTCATCCTCCAGGAGGGACTCGGCCGGTCGAAAGGAGTCGGTCAGCAACCTGCTGCACGGCCTGCCCGCCGCCTACCAGCACCAGTTCGCGGCCGGTTCGCCCTACGTCAGCGTGACGCCCCGAGCTGAGGCGTACAGCGCCTACCAGCTGAGCCCCAGGCGCCTCACACAGTACCCCTATCTATAG
- the hipk1b gene encoding homeodomain-interacting protein kinase 1 isoform X3, producing MSSQLQVFSPPSISSSAFCRVKKLKVESNVWDVSTTEAYGSIAGQSAYAFTPAMAVPPFAPSLVFPPAATGSRGQVVVRAADSTGSLPRGSSRRVPEQATSSSYNHERSSEVRSQRHGQKRKIEEVSEGSGSGCGSVQILEELSAPAATYSTRTGGGGGGGTGQSIPHSAPTTKSSSSNGEGDYQLVQHEILCSMSSSYEVLEFLGRGTFGQVAKCWKRGTNEIVAIKILKNHPSYARQGQIEVGILNRLSAENADEYNFVRSYECFQHKGHTCLVFEMLEQNLYDFLKHSKFSPLPLRHIRPILQQVATALMKLKSLGLIHADLKPENIMLVDPIRQPYRVKVIDFGSASHVSKAVCSTYLQSRYYRAPEIILGLPFCEAIDMWSLGCVIAELFLGWPLYPGASEYDQIRYISQTQGLPAEYLLSAGTKTSRFFNRGPDSSYPLWRLKTPAEHEMEMGIKSKEARKYIFNCLDDMMQVNLSSHLEGTDMLAEKADRREFIDLLKRMLRLDADKRITPTKTLGHPFVTMSHLINYPHSSHVKSCFQNMEICKRRSTYDSSKSLYSTNAVPSAAAGNLTVTFSSQLNQHNQVPSAGGAVPLLNYQPALYQQATINIPGLAQQSVPLPARPAGLCSQTEPFQQTLIVCPPSTIQGLQPSSKSSSFPVRVENSVPIVPQNQNAQSLQIQPSMLAQQAWPTGTQQILIPSSWQQVPGVAIHGSAHQANVTASPLEAIHSGAAVQTGQSWRNGSQARTQQERKKGKARCGENRNRGVSTTSVLSSGVTPPTSSVALSQPIVISDTPSPAVSIITIHSDTDTEDERKFHPASVGLSRNERTNVISCVTVHDSDSSTTSPLTPLPRSLNAAGPLPSRQAKSLAVVAPSIKSQTSERPAASHGRVETGTYMKPKRSSNRQPCSSGESLDQAALVPSQSHPLNLSQVQSVVSSSQERSLVSHGDSSLHRQQTFPPTVPASHYSFPEVSALAPGSAAAAAAASLYTYPASTALSSASQAMEQLLSRGHGSHGHSPSAYAATYASSSSSSRRDSAGRKESVSNLLHGLPAAYQHQFAAGSPYVSVTPRAEAYSAYQLSPRRLTQYPYL from the exons ATGAGTTCACAGCTGCAAGTCTTCTCTCCCCCTTCAATCTCCTCCAGTGCCTTTTGCCGAGTTAAGAAGCTCAAGGTGGAGAGCAATGTTTGGGACGTTTCCACCACTGAAGCCTACGGTTCCATAGCAGGCCAGTCGGCGTACGCATTCACCCCAGCCATGGCCGTGCCTCCGTTTGCGCCATCGCTCGTCTTCCCTCCTGCTGCCACGGGCTCCAGGGGCCAGGTGGTGGTGCGAGCCGCTGACAGCACGGGTAGTCTTCCTCGCGGGTCCAGTCGACGCGTCCCTGAGCAGGCGACCTCTTCTTCATACAATCACGAGAGATCGTCAGAAGTTAGGAGCCAAAGGCACGGCCAGAAGAGAAAGATAGAGGAAGTCAGCGAGGGCAGCGGGAGCGGGTGTGGCAGCGTTCAAATCCTGGAGGAGCTCTCGGCTCCCGCGGCGACCTACTCCACCCGCACAGGCGGAGGCGGGGGAGGCGGCACGGGCCAGTCTATACCTCACTCGGCCCCGACCACCAAGAGCAGCAGCTCCAACGGCGAGGGGGATTATCAGCTCGTTCAGCACGAGATCCTCTGCTCCATGTCCTCCAGCTATGAAGTCCTAGAGTTCCTGGGAAGGGGCACGTTCGGGCAAGTGGCCAAGTGTTGGAAAAGGGGCACCAATGAGATCGTGGCAATCAAGATTCTGAAAAACCATCCTTCATACGCTCGTCAGGGACAAATCGAG GTGGGCATTCTGAATCGGCTGAGTGCAGAGAATGCAGACGAGTACAATTTTGTGCGCTCGTATGAATGCTTCCAACACAAGGGCCACACCTGCTTGGTGTTTGAGATGCTGGAGCAGAACCTGTATGACTTTCTCAAGCACAGCAAGTTCAGCCCGCTTCCCTTACGACACATCAGACCCATCCTGCAGCAG GTGGCCACAGCACTGATGAAACTGAAGAGTTTAGGATTGATCCATGCAGACCTGAAACCTGAAAACATCATGCTGGTCGACCCGATCAGGCAGCCGTACCGGGTGAAGGTTATAGACTTCGGCTCTGCGAGTCATGTGTCGAAAGCGGTGTGCTCAACCTACTTACAGTCTCGCTACTACAG GGCTCCAGAGATCATTTTGGGCCTGCCGTTCTGTGAGGCCATCGACATGTGGTCGTTGGGTTGTGTGATTGCTGAGCTGTTTTTAGGCTGGCCTCTTTACCCTGGAGCTTCCGAGTATGACCAG ATTCGATACATTTCTCAGACCCAAGGCCTCCCAGCTGAATACCTCCTGAGCGCCGGCACAAAGACCAGCCGCTTCTTCAACCGAGGCCCGGACTCCAGCTACCCGCTCTGGCGGCTTAAG ACACCAGCAGAGCATGAAATGGAGATGGGTATCAAATCGAAGGAGGCCAGGAAGTACATCTTCAACTGTCTAGATGACATGATGCAG GTCAACCTATCATCTCATTTGGAGGGGACGGACATGCTGGCTGAGAAAGCTGACAGAAGAGAGTTCATAGATCTCTTAAAACGGATGCTTCGTCTCGATGCTGACAAAAGAATCACTCCCACAAAAACGCTGGGTCACCCTTTTGTCACGATGAGCCACCTGATAAATTATCCGCACAGCTCACA tgtCAAATCATGCTTCCAAAATATGGAGATCTGCAAGCGTCGGAGCACGTACGACAGTAGCAAGTCTCTGTACTCCACCAATGCAGTTCCCAGTGCTGCCGCAGGAAACCTCACTGTTACCTTCAGTAGCCAGCTTAACCAGCATAACCAG GTGCCTTCTGCAGGGGGTGCGGTGCCTTTGCTGAACTACCAGCCAGCTCTTTACCAACAGGCCACTATCAACATTCCTGGTTTGGCTCAACAAAGCGTCCCACTTCCAGCCCGTCCTGCTGGGCTGTGTAGCCAGACAGAACCATTCCAGCAGACCCTCATTGTGTGTCCACCCTCTACCATTCAAG ggcTACAACCATCGAGTAAGAGCTCCAGCTTCCCTGTCAGGGTGGAGAACTCTGTACCGATAGTACCTCAGAACCAGAACGCTCAGTCACTGCAGATCCAACCAAGTATGCTCGCCCAG cAGGCCTGGCCAACCGGCACCCAACAAATCCTCATCCCCTCGTCATGGCAGCAGGTCCCAGGTGTGGCCATCCATGGCTCCGCCCACCAGGCGAACGTCACAGCATCTCCCCTGGAAGCCATTCACTCGGGCGCTGCTGTGCAGACGGGACAAAGCTGGCG AAACGGCTCTCAAGCCAGGACACagcaagagagaaagaaaggaaaagccCGGTGTGGGGAGAACAGAAACAG GGGTGTATCCACCACATCTGTACTCAGCAGCGGCGTGACTCCGCCCACTTCCTCTGTGGCCTTGTCCCAGCCCATCGTCATCTCGGACACCCCCAGCCCGGCGGTCAGCATCATCACCATTCACAGCGACACAGACACAGAAGACGAGCGCAAGTTCCATCCGGCCAG TGTTGGACTGAGCCGAAACGAGCGCACCAATGTGATCAGCTGCGTCACGGTGCATGACTCTGACTCGTCCACCACCAGCCCGCTGACCCCGCTGCCTCGCAGTCTGAACGCCGCCGGCCCCCTGCCGTCCCGGCAGGCCAAGTCCCTGGCAGTGGTGGCTCCTTCGATCAAGAGCCAGACCTCAGAGAGGCCGGCGGCTTCACACGGCCGCGTGGAGACCG GTACTTACATGAAGCCAAAAAGATCATCCAACCGGCAGCCCTGCAGCTCAGGGGAAAGCCTGGATCAAGCTGCGCTGGTCCCAAGCCAGTCCCACCCTCTGAACCTCAGCCAG gttcAGTCGGTGGTTTCTTCGTCTCAGGAGCGTTCGTTGGTCTCCCACGGCGACTCCTCTCTACACCGCCAGCAGACGTTCCCTCCGACTGTTCCCGCCTCTCACTACAGCTTCCCAGAGGTGTCGGCCCTGGCCCCGGGCtcagccgccgccgccgcagcGGCCAGCCTGTACACCTACCCAGCTTCGACGGCGCTCTCCTCGGCTTCCCAGGCCATGGAGCAGCTGCTCAGCCGGGGCCACGGCAGCCACGGACACTCTCCCTCCGCCTATGCAGCAACGTACGCCTCATCTTCGTCATCCTCCAGGAGGGACTCGGCCGGTCGAAAGGAGTCGGTCAGCAACCTGCTGCACGGCCTGCCCGCCGCCTACCAGCACCAGTTCGCGGCCGGTTCGCCCTACGTCAGCGTGACGCCCCGAGCTGAGGCGTACAGCGCCTACCAGCTGAGCCCCAGGCGCCTCACACAGTACCCCTATCTATAG
- the hipk1b gene encoding homeodomain-interacting protein kinase 1 isoform X2 translates to MSSQLQVFSPPSISSSAFCRVKKLKVESNVWDVSTTEAYGSIAGQSAYAFTPAMAVPPFAPSLVFPPAATGSRGQVVVRAADSTGSLPRGSSRRVPEQATSSSYNHERSSEVRSQRHGQKRKIEEVSEGSGSGCGSVQILEELSAPAATYSTRTGGGGGGGTGQSIPHSAPTTKSSSSNGEGDYQLVQHEILCSMSSSYEVLEFLGRGTFGQVAKCWKRGTNEIVAIKILKNHPSYARQGQIEVGILNRLSAENADEYNFVRSYECFQHKGHTCLVFEMLEQNLYDFLKHSKFSPLPLRHIRPILQQVATALMKLKSLGLIHADLKPENIMLVDPIRQPYRVKVIDFGSASHVSKAVCSTYLQSRYYRAPEIILGLPFCEAIDMWSLGCVIAELFLGWPLYPGASEYDQIRYISQTQGLPAEYLLSAGTKTSRFFNRGPDSSYPLWRLKTPAEHEMEMGIKSKEARKYIFNCLDDMMQVNLSSHLEGTDMLAEKADRREFIDLLKRMLRLDADKRITPTKTLGHPFVTMSHLINYPHSSHVKSCFQNMEICKRRSTYDSSKSLYSTNAVPSAAAGNLTVTFSSQLNQHNQVPSAGGAVPLLNYQPALYQQATINIPGLAQQSVPLPARPAGLCSQTEPFQQTLIVCPPSTIQGLQPSSKSSSFPVRVENSVPIVPQNQNAQSLQIQPSMLAQGSCTPLMVATLHPPPAGIAPQYSLPLGLGPGVGRPALLEHTATVLAWPTGTQQILIPSSWQQVPGVAIHGSAHQANVTASPLEAIHSGAAVQTGQSWRNGSQARTQQERKKGKARCGENRNRGVSTTSVLSSGVTPPTSSVALSQPIVISDTPSPAVSIITIHSDTDTEDERKFHPASVGLSRNERTNVISCVTVHDSDSSTTSPLTPLPRSLNAAGPLPSRQAKSLAVVAPSIKSQTSERPAASHGRVETGTYMKPKRSSNRQPCSSGESLDQAALVPSQSHPLNLSQVQSVVSSSQERSLVSHGDSSLHRQQTFPPTVPASHYSFPEVSALAPGSAAAAAAASLYTYPASTALSSASQAMEQLLSRGHGSHGHSPSAYAATYASSSSSSRRDSAGRKESVSNLLHGLPAAYQHQFAAGSPYVSVTPRAEAYSAYQLSPRRLTQYPYL, encoded by the exons ATGAGTTCACAGCTGCAAGTCTTCTCTCCCCCTTCAATCTCCTCCAGTGCCTTTTGCCGAGTTAAGAAGCTCAAGGTGGAGAGCAATGTTTGGGACGTTTCCACCACTGAAGCCTACGGTTCCATAGCAGGCCAGTCGGCGTACGCATTCACCCCAGCCATGGCCGTGCCTCCGTTTGCGCCATCGCTCGTCTTCCCTCCTGCTGCCACGGGCTCCAGGGGCCAGGTGGTGGTGCGAGCCGCTGACAGCACGGGTAGTCTTCCTCGCGGGTCCAGTCGACGCGTCCCTGAGCAGGCGACCTCTTCTTCATACAATCACGAGAGATCGTCAGAAGTTAGGAGCCAAAGGCACGGCCAGAAGAGAAAGATAGAGGAAGTCAGCGAGGGCAGCGGGAGCGGGTGTGGCAGCGTTCAAATCCTGGAGGAGCTCTCGGCTCCCGCGGCGACCTACTCCACCCGCACAGGCGGAGGCGGGGGAGGCGGCACGGGCCAGTCTATACCTCACTCGGCCCCGACCACCAAGAGCAGCAGCTCCAACGGCGAGGGGGATTATCAGCTCGTTCAGCACGAGATCCTCTGCTCCATGTCCTCCAGCTATGAAGTCCTAGAGTTCCTGGGAAGGGGCACGTTCGGGCAAGTGGCCAAGTGTTGGAAAAGGGGCACCAATGAGATCGTGGCAATCAAGATTCTGAAAAACCATCCTTCATACGCTCGTCAGGGACAAATCGAG GTGGGCATTCTGAATCGGCTGAGTGCAGAGAATGCAGACGAGTACAATTTTGTGCGCTCGTATGAATGCTTCCAACACAAGGGCCACACCTGCTTGGTGTTTGAGATGCTGGAGCAGAACCTGTATGACTTTCTCAAGCACAGCAAGTTCAGCCCGCTTCCCTTACGACACATCAGACCCATCCTGCAGCAG GTGGCCACAGCACTGATGAAACTGAAGAGTTTAGGATTGATCCATGCAGACCTGAAACCTGAAAACATCATGCTGGTCGACCCGATCAGGCAGCCGTACCGGGTGAAGGTTATAGACTTCGGCTCTGCGAGTCATGTGTCGAAAGCGGTGTGCTCAACCTACTTACAGTCTCGCTACTACAG GGCTCCAGAGATCATTTTGGGCCTGCCGTTCTGTGAGGCCATCGACATGTGGTCGTTGGGTTGTGTGATTGCTGAGCTGTTTTTAGGCTGGCCTCTTTACCCTGGAGCTTCCGAGTATGACCAG ATTCGATACATTTCTCAGACCCAAGGCCTCCCAGCTGAATACCTCCTGAGCGCCGGCACAAAGACCAGCCGCTTCTTCAACCGAGGCCCGGACTCCAGCTACCCGCTCTGGCGGCTTAAG ACACCAGCAGAGCATGAAATGGAGATGGGTATCAAATCGAAGGAGGCCAGGAAGTACATCTTCAACTGTCTAGATGACATGATGCAG GTCAACCTATCATCTCATTTGGAGGGGACGGACATGCTGGCTGAGAAAGCTGACAGAAGAGAGTTCATAGATCTCTTAAAACGGATGCTTCGTCTCGATGCTGACAAAAGAATCACTCCCACAAAAACGCTGGGTCACCCTTTTGTCACGATGAGCCACCTGATAAATTATCCGCACAGCTCACA tgtCAAATCATGCTTCCAAAATATGGAGATCTGCAAGCGTCGGAGCACGTACGACAGTAGCAAGTCTCTGTACTCCACCAATGCAGTTCCCAGTGCTGCCGCAGGAAACCTCACTGTTACCTTCAGTAGCCAGCTTAACCAGCATAACCAG GTGCCTTCTGCAGGGGGTGCGGTGCCTTTGCTGAACTACCAGCCAGCTCTTTACCAACAGGCCACTATCAACATTCCTGGTTTGGCTCAACAAAGCGTCCCACTTCCAGCCCGTCCTGCTGGGCTGTGTAGCCAGACAGAACCATTCCAGCAGACCCTCATTGTGTGTCCACCCTCTACCATTCAAG ggcTACAACCATCGAGTAAGAGCTCCAGCTTCCCTGTCAGGGTGGAGAACTCTGTACCGATAGTACCTCAGAACCAGAACGCTCAGTCACTGCAGATCCAACCAAGTATGCTCGCCCAG GGTTCCTGCACACCCCTGATGGTGGCCACCTTGCACCCACCCCCAGCAGGCATAGCCCCTCAGTATTCCCTTCCCCTGGGGCTGGGCCCTGGAGTGGGTCGGCCCGCCCTCCTGGAGCACACGGCCACTGTGCTG GCCTGGCCAACCGGCACCCAACAAATCCTCATCCCCTCGTCATGGCAGCAGGTCCCAGGTGTGGCCATCCATGGCTCCGCCCACCAGGCGAACGTCACAGCATCTCCCCTGGAAGCCATTCACTCGGGCGCTGCTGTGCAGACGGGACAAAGCTGGCG AAACGGCTCTCAAGCCAGGACACagcaagagagaaagaaaggaaaagccCGGTGTGGGGAGAACAGAAACAG GGGTGTATCCACCACATCTGTACTCAGCAGCGGCGTGACTCCGCCCACTTCCTCTGTGGCCTTGTCCCAGCCCATCGTCATCTCGGACACCCCCAGCCCGGCGGTCAGCATCATCACCATTCACAGCGACACAGACACAGAAGACGAGCGCAAGTTCCATCCGGCCAG TGTTGGACTGAGCCGAAACGAGCGCACCAATGTGATCAGCTGCGTCACGGTGCATGACTCTGACTCGTCCACCACCAGCCCGCTGACCCCGCTGCCTCGCAGTCTGAACGCCGCCGGCCCCCTGCCGTCCCGGCAGGCCAAGTCCCTGGCAGTGGTGGCTCCTTCGATCAAGAGCCAGACCTCAGAGAGGCCGGCGGCTTCACACGGCCGCGTGGAGACCG GTACTTACATGAAGCCAAAAAGATCATCCAACCGGCAGCCCTGCAGCTCAGGGGAAAGCCTGGATCAAGCTGCGCTGGTCCCAAGCCAGTCCCACCCTCTGAACCTCAGCCAG gttcAGTCGGTGGTTTCTTCGTCTCAGGAGCGTTCGTTGGTCTCCCACGGCGACTCCTCTCTACACCGCCAGCAGACGTTCCCTCCGACTGTTCCCGCCTCTCACTACAGCTTCCCAGAGGTGTCGGCCCTGGCCCCGGGCtcagccgccgccgccgcagcGGCCAGCCTGTACACCTACCCAGCTTCGACGGCGCTCTCCTCGGCTTCCCAGGCCATGGAGCAGCTGCTCAGCCGGGGCCACGGCAGCCACGGACACTCTCCCTCCGCCTATGCAGCAACGTACGCCTCATCTTCGTCATCCTCCAGGAGGGACTCGGCCGGTCGAAAGGAGTCGGTCAGCAACCTGCTGCACGGCCTGCCCGCCGCCTACCAGCACCAGTTCGCGGCCGGTTCGCCCTACGTCAGCGTGACGCCCCGAGCTGAGGCGTACAGCGCCTACCAGCTGAGCCCCAGGCGCCTCACACAGTACCCCTATCTATAG